A window of the Sphingomonas piscis genome harbors these coding sequences:
- a CDS encoding HGGxSTG domain-containing protein: protein MTRAATPCKAPAIKGAKRCRMHGGKGSGAPQGNRNARKHGARSSETLRAERHLRLMTQMLSNL from the coding sequence ATGACGCGAGCTGCGACCCCTTGCAAAGCTCCGGCAATCAAGGGTGCAAAGCGATGCCGAATGCACGGCGGCAAAGGTAGTGGCGCCCCTCAAGGTAACCGCAATGCACGAAAGCATGGGGCGCGATCTTCTGAAACATTGAGAGCTGAACGTCATCTGAGACTAATGACCCAGATGCTCTCTAATCTATGA